The following coding sequences lie in one Paracidovorax avenae genomic window:
- a CDS encoding zf-TFIIB domain-containing protein → MPAPSLCPSCRQPAENHRFAARDGGDLHIDLCFACQGLWFDPRENTRLAPGAVLELFELLHRHRGDAHRPLAERMQCPRCTKALEPGFDLGQGGRYRTYRCAARHGRFSTFGSFMVEKGFVRHLSPLEIDALAERVGTIACTACGGAVDIRNDHACPYCRSALSLLDPQAVDKALERHARAAQVAAGPARPEALADALIAMERDRERERRERQREAFTSTTSERFDLLSAGVELVWSLLKR, encoded by the coding sequence ATGCCCGCGCCCAGCCTCTGCCCCTCCTGCCGCCAGCCCGCCGAGAACCACCGCTTCGCCGCGCGCGACGGTGGGGATCTGCACATCGACCTGTGCTTCGCCTGCCAGGGCCTGTGGTTCGATCCACGGGAAAACACGCGGCTCGCGCCGGGCGCGGTGCTGGAACTGTTCGAACTGCTGCACCGGCACCGCGGGGACGCGCACCGCCCGCTTGCCGAGCGCATGCAGTGCCCGCGCTGCACGAAGGCGCTGGAGCCGGGATTCGACCTGGGCCAGGGCGGACGCTACCGCACCTACCGCTGCGCTGCGCGCCACGGCCGGTTCAGCACCTTCGGCTCCTTCATGGTGGAGAAGGGCTTCGTGCGCCACCTCTCGCCGCTGGAAATCGATGCGCTGGCCGAGCGCGTGGGCACCATCGCGTGCACGGCCTGCGGCGGCGCGGTGGATATCCGCAACGACCATGCCTGCCCGTACTGCCGCTCCGCCCTGTCGCTGCTCGACCCGCAGGCGGTGGACAAGGCGCTGGAGCGCCACGCACGCGCTGCGCAGGTGGCGGCCGGGCCCGCACGGCCCGAGGCCCTGGCCGACGCGCTCATCGCCATGGAGCGCGACCGCGAGCGGGAGCGGAGGGAGCGCCAGCGGGAGGCGTTCACCTCCACAACCTCCGAGCGCTTCGACCTGCTTTCTGCCGGGGTGGAACTGGTCTGGTCGCTGCTGAAGCGCTGA
- a CDS encoding solute carrier family 23 protein, whose protein sequence is MSTPSSSYFTRWRLASPAEGAVVAPDERLPWGHTAAMGVQHVIAMFGATVLAPILMGFDPNVAILMSGLGTLIFFLVTGGRVPSYLGSSFAFIGVVIAATGYAGPGPNANMAVALGGIIACGLLYTVIGAVVQAVGTGWIERCMPPVVTGAVVAVIGLNLAQVPIKNMAANNFESWMQAATFVCVGLVAVLTRGMLQRLLILVGLIAASVLYALLTNGLGLGKPMDLSGVLAAPWLGLPRFAAPVFSAPAMLLIAPVAVILVAENLGHVKAVTAMTGRNLDRYMGRAFIGDGIATMASGAVGGTGVTTYAENIGVMAATKIYSTAVFLVAGLIALVLGFSPKFGALIQAIPLPVMGGVSIVVFGLIAVAGAKIWVDNRVDFSDNRNLIVAAITLIIGTGDFTLKFGDFALGGIGTATFGAIGLYALLNLRRGR, encoded by the coding sequence GTGTCCACCCCCTCTTCTTCCTATTTCACCCGCTGGCGGCTGGCCTCGCCCGCCGAGGGCGCCGTGGTCGCCCCCGACGAGCGCCTGCCCTGGGGGCATACCGCCGCCATGGGCGTGCAGCACGTGATCGCCATGTTCGGCGCCACCGTGCTCGCGCCCATCCTCATGGGCTTCGATCCCAACGTGGCCATCCTGATGAGCGGCCTGGGCACGCTGATCTTCTTCCTCGTGACGGGCGGCCGCGTGCCGAGCTACCTGGGTTCGAGCTTCGCCTTCATCGGCGTGGTGATCGCCGCCACGGGCTACGCGGGCCCGGGCCCGAACGCCAACATGGCCGTGGCGCTGGGCGGCATCATCGCCTGCGGCCTGCTCTACACCGTGATCGGCGCGGTCGTGCAGGCCGTGGGCACGGGCTGGATCGAACGCTGCATGCCGCCCGTGGTGACGGGCGCGGTGGTGGCGGTGATCGGGCTCAACCTCGCGCAGGTGCCCATCAAGAACATGGCGGCCAACAATTTCGAGAGCTGGATGCAGGCCGCCACCTTCGTCTGCGTGGGCCTGGTCGCCGTGCTCACGCGCGGCATGCTGCAGCGGCTGCTGATCCTCGTGGGCCTGATCGCCGCCAGCGTGCTGTACGCGCTGCTCACCAACGGCCTGGGGCTGGGCAAGCCGATGGACCTCTCCGGCGTGCTGGCCGCGCCCTGGCTGGGCCTGCCGCGCTTCGCCGCGCCCGTGTTCAGCGCGCCGGCCATGCTGCTGATCGCTCCGGTGGCGGTCATCCTGGTGGCCGAGAACCTCGGCCATGTGAAGGCCGTCACGGCCATGACCGGCCGCAACCTCGACCGCTACATGGGCCGCGCCTTCATCGGGGACGGCATCGCCACCATGGCGAGCGGCGCGGTGGGCGGCACGGGCGTGACCACGTATGCCGAGAACATCGGCGTGATGGCCGCCACCAAGATCTACTCCACCGCCGTGTTCCTCGTGGCCGGCCTGATCGCCCTGGTGCTGGGCTTTTCGCCGAAGTTCGGCGCACTGATCCAGGCAATTCCGCTGCCGGTGATGGGTGGCGTCTCGATCGTGGTGTTCGGCCTCATCGCCGTGGCGGGCGCCAAGATCTGGGTGGACAACCGCGTGGACTTCTCGGACAACAGGAACCTGATCGTGGCCGCCATCACGCTCATCATCGGCACGGGCGACTTCACGCTCAAGTTCGGCGACTTCGCGCTCGGCGGCATCGGCACCGCCACCTTCGGCGCGATCGGGCTCTACGCGCTGCTGAACCTGCGCCGGGGCCGCTGA
- a CDS encoding methyl-accepting chemotaxis protein: protein MQFLRRLSLGSRLALGFGLLLLLLAIVTGMGIARMSTLDHTSQQLTSEYYAKANASQRMSYLVLDIARAARNIIILEDAAQMASNKAVIDKSTAEFADTIARLRQMETSPATRSLIDATEATSKEYLAFTADVTRLGLANQNIEGQKLLFGPRYKIQGELLGQLAQLVKQYEGEMQQASAHAHATFLQSATILGVVAGIAVLVGVAGAMLITRSITVPMSQAVGMAQAVAEGDLTRTMDDTGRDEAALLLRSLQTMNGNLTRVVHQIRQASDSIATGSSQIASGNSDLSQRTESQASSLQQTAASMEEMSATIRQNADTARTASQLASTASQAASRGGDVMGQVVATMQDISGSSNKIADIIGVIDGIAFQTNILALNAAVEAARAGEQGRGFAVVAGEVRALAGRSAEAAKEIKNLIGQSVEKVGTGTRLVDEAGATMSDIVQQVQRVSDLIAEIDAATREQSEGIGQVNAAVSQLDQATQQNAALVEESAAAAGSLQQQAVRLTEAVGVFRLSGMAERAAPAPTPVHTAAATPHAIPARPAARPSAAASTALGGGKAPAAQLGSTPPAPSRPAQPAPRAAKAPAAPKASRAPALPAAAPKPAAKPAAHSNADDDWTTF from the coding sequence ATGCAATTCCTTCGCCGTCTCTCGCTGGGGTCCCGGCTCGCGCTGGGCTTCGGCCTGCTGCTCCTGCTGCTGGCCATCGTCACCGGAATGGGCATCGCCCGCATGTCCACGCTCGACCACACGTCGCAGCAGCTCACCTCCGAGTACTACGCCAAGGCGAACGCCAGCCAGCGCATGAGCTACCTGGTGCTGGACATCGCCCGCGCCGCCCGCAACATCATCATCCTGGAGGATGCGGCGCAGATGGCCAGCAACAAGGCCGTCATCGACAAGAGCACCGCCGAGTTCGCCGATACGATCGCCCGGCTGCGCCAGATGGAGACGTCGCCCGCAACGCGCAGCCTGATCGATGCCACCGAAGCCACGAGCAAGGAATACCTCGCGTTCACGGCCGACGTGACCAGGCTCGGTCTCGCCAACCAGAACATCGAAGGCCAGAAGCTGCTGTTCGGCCCGCGATACAAGATCCAGGGCGAACTGCTCGGGCAACTGGCCCAGCTCGTGAAGCAGTACGAAGGCGAAATGCAGCAGGCCAGCGCGCACGCCCATGCCACCTTCCTGCAGTCCGCCACCATCCTCGGGGTGGTGGCCGGTATCGCCGTGCTGGTGGGCGTGGCCGGCGCCATGCTGATCACCCGTTCCATCACGGTCCCCATGTCGCAGGCCGTAGGCATGGCCCAGGCCGTGGCCGAAGGCGACCTCACCCGCACGATGGACGACACCGGCCGCGACGAGGCCGCGCTGCTGCTGCGCTCCCTGCAGACCATGAACGGCAACCTCACGCGCGTGGTGCACCAGATCCGGCAGGCGAGCGACTCCATCGCCACCGGCTCCTCGCAGATTGCCAGCGGCAACTCCGATCTCTCCCAGCGCACGGAGTCGCAGGCGTCCAGCCTGCAGCAGACCGCGGCCTCCATGGAGGAAATGAGCGCGACCATCCGCCAGAATGCGGACACGGCGCGCACGGCCAGCCAGCTCGCATCCACCGCCAGCCAGGCCGCGAGCCGGGGCGGCGATGTCATGGGCCAGGTGGTCGCGACCATGCAGGACATCTCGGGCAGCTCCAACAAGATCGCCGACATCATCGGCGTGATCGACGGCATCGCCTTCCAGACCAACATCCTGGCGCTGAACGCGGCCGTGGAAGCCGCCCGCGCGGGCGAGCAGGGCCGCGGATTCGCGGTGGTGGCCGGCGAGGTGCGCGCGCTCGCGGGCCGCAGCGCCGAGGCCGCCAAGGAGATCAAGAACCTCATCGGCCAGAGCGTGGAGAAGGTCGGCACGGGCACGCGCCTGGTGGACGAGGCCGGCGCCACCATGTCCGACATCGTGCAGCAGGTGCAGCGCGTGAGCGACCTGATCGCCGAGATCGACGCCGCCACGCGCGAGCAGAGCGAGGGCATCGGCCAGGTGAACGCGGCCGTTTCCCAGCTCGACCAGGCCACGCAGCAGAACGCCGCGCTGGTCGAGGAATCCGCGGCCGCGGCCGGCAGCCTGCAGCAGCAGGCTGTCCGCCTGACCGAGGCGGTGGGCGTATTCCGCCTTTCCGGCATGGCCGAGCGCGCAGCGCCTGCGCCGACTCCTGTCCACACCGCTGCCGCCACGCCCCACGCCATTCCGGCACGCCCGGCAGCACGCCCCTCCGCTGCGGCCTCCACGGCCCTGGGCGGTGGCAAGGCACCGGCCGCGCAACTGGGCAGCACGCCCCCGGCCCCGTCCAGGCCCGCGCAACCGGCGCCGCGCGCCGCCAAGGCGCCCGCGGCACCCAAGGCATCCAGGGCACCGGCCCTGCCGGCAGCCGCACCCAAGCCCGCCGCGAAGCCGGCCGCGCACAGCAACGCCGACGACGACTGGACCACGTTCTGA
- a CDS encoding radical SAM protein has translation MPDSACRVLAVIPPMTQLNTPYPSTAYLTGFLRSRGVAAFQEDLALALVLRLLSPEGLKDVAERVQAIPPKRRSPAVQSFAARQDRYLATIGPAIAFLQGRDSTLAHRIAGRHYLPEGPRFASLDVYVDDEGGDPLGWAFGALGLQDKAKHLATLYLNDLADVLRDAVDERFEFVRYAESLAGSQPTFDPLADALAAPPTLVDELLAQLTHEAVERHQPTVVLLSVPFPGSVYAAFRIAQAIKARHPHIATVLGGGFVNTELRELSDPRVFDFFDYVTLDAGERPLLALLEHLEGRRGRQRLVRTFVRPEDGTVQYVNMMEADVAFAEVGTPTWDGLPLDRYLSLLDMLNPMHRLWSDGRWNKLTVAHGCYWKKCSFCDVGLDYIGRYEGASAQVLADRIEAIVAETGQTGFHFVDEAAPPKALKALATELIERNAGISWWGNVRFEKTFTPELAELLADSGCIAISGGLEVASDRLLALMKKGVSVDQVARVTRAFSDAGILVHAYLMYGFPTQTVQDTVDALEYVRQLFANGCIQSGFFHRFACTVHSPVGQNPAEYGVTLAPLPPGGFAKNDVAFIDPTGVDHDALGAGLKKAIYNYMHGIGLEEDVRAWFPFHVPKTTVNRRRIERALEARA, from the coding sequence ATGCCCGATTCCGCCTGCCGCGTGCTGGCCGTCATCCCGCCGATGACGCAGCTCAACACGCCCTACCCCTCCACCGCCTACCTCACGGGCTTTTTGCGCTCGCGCGGCGTCGCGGCCTTCCAGGAAGACCTGGCGCTGGCCCTGGTGCTGCGCCTGCTCTCGCCCGAAGGACTGAAGGACGTGGCAGAGCGGGTGCAGGCGATTCCCCCGAAGCGGCGCAGCCCCGCCGTGCAGTCCTTCGCGGCCCGGCAGGACCGGTATCTGGCCACCATCGGCCCGGCCATCGCCTTCCTGCAGGGACGCGACAGCACGCTGGCGCACCGCATCGCCGGGCGCCACTACCTGCCCGAAGGGCCGCGCTTCGCCTCGCTCGATGTCTATGTCGATGACGAAGGCGGCGATCCGCTGGGCTGGGCCTTCGGCGCCCTGGGCCTGCAGGACAAGGCCAAGCACCTGGCCACGCTCTACCTGAACGACCTGGCCGACGTGCTGCGCGATGCGGTGGACGAGCGCTTCGAGTTCGTGCGCTATGCCGAATCGCTCGCCGGCAGCCAGCCCACCTTCGATCCGCTGGCCGATGCCCTGGCCGCCCCGCCCACGCTGGTGGACGAACTGCTCGCGCAACTCACGCACGAAGCCGTCGAGCGCCACCAGCCCACCGTGGTGCTGCTCTCGGTGCCCTTTCCCGGCTCGGTCTATGCGGCGTTCCGCATCGCCCAGGCCATCAAGGCGCGGCACCCGCACATCGCCACGGTGCTGGGAGGGGGTTTCGTGAACACCGAGCTGCGCGAGCTGTCGGACCCGCGCGTGTTCGACTTCTTCGACTACGTCACGCTCGATGCCGGAGAACGCCCGCTGCTGGCGCTGCTGGAACACCTGGAGGGTCGCCGCGGCAGGCAGCGCCTGGTGCGTACCTTCGTGCGCCCGGAGGACGGCACGGTGCAGTACGTGAACATGATGGAAGCCGACGTCGCCTTCGCCGAGGTCGGCACGCCCACCTGGGACGGCCTGCCGCTGGACCGCTACCTGTCGCTGCTGGACATGCTCAACCCCATGCACCGGCTCTGGAGCGACGGGCGCTGGAACAAGCTCACGGTGGCGCACGGCTGCTACTGGAAGAAGTGCAGCTTCTGCGACGTGGGCCTGGACTACATCGGCCGCTACGAGGGCGCCAGCGCCCAGGTGCTGGCCGACCGCATCGAGGCCATCGTCGCAGAGACCGGCCAGACGGGCTTCCATTTCGTCGATGAGGCCGCGCCGCCGAAGGCACTCAAGGCGCTGGCCACCGAACTGATCGAGCGCAATGCAGGCATCAGCTGGTGGGGCAACGTGCGCTTCGAGAAGACCTTCACGCCCGAGCTGGCCGAGCTGCTCGCCGATTCGGGCTGCATCGCCATATCGGGCGGGCTGGAAGTGGCATCGGACCGGCTGCTGGCGCTGATGAAGAAGGGCGTATCGGTGGACCAGGTGGCCCGCGTGACGCGCGCCTTCAGCGATGCAGGCATCCTGGTGCATGCCTACCTGATGTACGGTTTTCCCACCCAGACCGTGCAGGACACGGTGGATGCGCTGGAATACGTGCGCCAGCTGTTCGCCAACGGCTGCATCCAGAGCGGCTTCTTCCACCGCTTCGCCTGCACCGTGCATTCGCCCGTGGGGCAGAACCCGGCGGAATACGGGGTCACCCTGGCGCCACTGCCGCCCGGCGGCTTCGCGAAGAACGACGTGGCGTTCATCGACCCGACCGGCGTGGACCACGACGCCCTGGGCGCAGGCCTCAAGAAGGCCATCTACAACTACATGCACGGGATCGGGCTGGAAGAGGACGTGCGGGCATGGTTTCCTTTCCATGTACCGAAAACCACGGTGAACCGGCGCAGGATCGAGCGCGCGCTCGAGGCGCGCGCCTGA
- a CDS encoding GGDEF domain-containing protein, producing MTPFLEQLSGSVSTARNLEDLTRPLLEILSVVTGLESTYLTSIDEAQGTLRILHARNAGTLQIPEGLVTSWDQTPCKRALDEGLRYASDISSRWADLAVVRDLGLRAYASMPVRTADGRLCGTLCAASTRARPATPDTEHILTLFAHLIGQQIEREQLIKELVAANERLARYASTDALTGLPNRRALIEALTRLLSQGQRRQAEVLVAFIDLDSFKSINDRHGHEVGDQFLAAIAQRLRAVLREEDVVARMGGDEFVVAALGTHAGDTASCTQESFRERVARATQGRFDLPDATLAYEGASVGAIAVPPERPLTAEQALDRADRQMYEVKQARRLARQAPES from the coding sequence ATGACCCCTTTCCTCGAGCAACTGTCCGGCTCGGTCTCCACGGCGCGCAACCTGGAAGACCTCACGCGCCCGTTGCTGGAGATACTGTCGGTGGTGACGGGGCTGGAATCCACCTACCTGACGTCCATCGACGAAGCGCAGGGCACCCTCCGGATCCTGCACGCGCGCAATGCCGGCACGCTGCAGATCCCCGAAGGCCTGGTCACCTCCTGGGACCAGACGCCGTGCAAGCGGGCGCTGGACGAGGGCCTGCGCTACGCCAGCGACATTTCCAGCCGCTGGGCAGACCTGGCGGTCGTGCGCGACCTGGGCCTGCGGGCCTATGCCAGCATGCCCGTGCGCACCGCGGACGGCCGGCTGTGCGGCACCCTGTGCGCGGCCAGCACGCGGGCCCGGCCCGCCACGCCCGACACCGAGCACATCCTCACGCTCTTCGCCCATCTGATCGGGCAGCAGATCGAACGCGAGCAGCTGATCAAGGAACTGGTCGCCGCCAACGAACGGCTGGCCCGGTACGCCTCGACCGACGCACTGACGGGACTGCCGAACCGCCGGGCACTCATCGAAGCGCTCACGCGGCTGCTGTCGCAGGGCCAGCGCCGGCAGGCGGAGGTGCTGGTCGCCTTCATCGACCTGGACAGTTTCAAGTCGATCAACGACCGCCATGGACACGAAGTGGGCGACCAGTTCCTCGCCGCCATCGCGCAGCGGCTGCGTGCGGTGCTGCGCGAAGAAGACGTGGTGGCCCGCATGGGAGGCGACGAATTCGTGGTGGCGGCCCTCGGCACGCACGCTGGAGATACGGCTTCCTGCACGCAGGAATCCTTCCGGGAGCGCGTCGCCCGGGCCACGCAGGGGCGGTTCGACCTTCCGGACGCCACGCTAGCTTACGAAGGGGCCAGCGTGGGCGCCATCGCCGTGCCGCCGGAGCGACCGCTCACGGCAGAGCAGGCCCTGGACCGGGCCGACCGGCAGATGTACGAGGTCAAGCAGGCCCGGCGGCTGGCACGGCAGGCCCCTGAGTCCTGA
- a CDS encoding gamma carbonic anhydrase family protein produces MPLSPYLDATPTMDEGVFIHASAQVIGDVHLGRDASVWCNAVLRGDVHRITVGEGSNVQDLSMGHVSHRHPGKPDGSPLVIGSHVTIGHSAILHGCRIGDECLIGMGSIVMDDAVIGDQVMLGAGSLVPPGKVLERGSLYIGRPAVRQRALTPQEIAYLRYSAEHYIRVKNNYLAAPPQD; encoded by the coding sequence ATGCCTCTCTCCCCCTATCTCGACGCCACGCCCACGATGGACGAAGGCGTGTTCATCCATGCCTCCGCCCAGGTGATCGGCGACGTGCACCTGGGGCGGGACGCGTCCGTCTGGTGCAATGCCGTGCTGCGCGGCGACGTGCACCGCATCACGGTCGGCGAGGGCTCCAACGTGCAGGACCTGAGCATGGGCCACGTGTCCCACCGCCACCCGGGCAAGCCGGACGGCTCGCCCCTGGTCATCGGCAGCCACGTGACCATCGGGCATTCGGCCATCCTGCACGGCTGCCGCATCGGCGACGAATGCCTCATCGGCATGGGCAGCATCGTGATGGACGATGCGGTCATCGGCGACCAGGTGATGCTCGGCGCCGGCAGCCTGGTGCCGCCGGGCAAGGTGCTGGAGCGCGGCTCGCTCTACATCGGCCGGCCCGCCGTGCGCCAGCGTGCGCTGACGCCGCAGGAGATCGCCTATCTGCGCTACTCGGCGGAGCATTACATCCGCGTCAAGAACAATTACCTGGCCGCACCGCCCCAGGACTGA
- a CDS encoding ACT domain-containing protein, translating to MTRPRITLAPLPSRYAVARLAPSSAFPDWADGDGFVSITRTSEELSVVCRQERVPTHVQAERDWKAFRFVGPFAFGATGIVLSVIQPLSEAGIGVFVVSTFDGDHLLLQERDASAGQALLLAAGHAVLPET from the coding sequence ATGACCCGTCCCCGCATCACCCTCGCACCCCTTCCCTCGCGCTATGCGGTGGCGCGCCTCGCGCCCTCGTCGGCATTCCCGGACTGGGCGGATGGCGACGGCTTCGTCTCGATCACGCGCACCTCCGAGGAGCTGTCGGTGGTCTGCCGGCAGGAGCGGGTGCCGACCCACGTGCAGGCCGAGCGGGACTGGAAGGCGTTCCGCTTCGTCGGCCCGTTCGCCTTCGGTGCCACGGGGATCGTGCTGTCGGTGATACAGCCGCTGTCGGAGGCGGGCATCGGCGTGTTCGTGGTCTCGACCTTCGACGGCGACCACCTCCTGCTGCAGGAGCGCGATGCATCCGCCGGGCAGGCCCTCCTGCTGGCAGCGGGCCACGCCGTTCTGCCGGAAACCTGA
- a CDS encoding LysE/ArgO family amino acid transporter, whose translation MWWTTSFLQGLGTGAGLIIAIGAQNVHVLRTGLQRRHVALTAWTCIAVDAMAIAAGVAGMGLLIQGQPLLLGAARWGGAAFLAWYGLAAAWRALRGGARLGEGTGQDGMDPARDRGSRQALAAVLALSLLNPHMYLDTVVLLGALGGQRPPPERTAFAAGAIAASTAWFLSLGFGARLLSPWFARPSAWRALDAFVAAVMLSLAAFLASTSLPSTP comes from the coding sequence ATGTGGTGGACAACTTCCTTCCTGCAGGGCCTGGGTACCGGCGCGGGCCTGATCATCGCGATCGGGGCGCAGAACGTGCACGTGCTGCGCACGGGCCTGCAGCGACGGCACGTGGCGCTCACGGCATGGACCTGCATTGCCGTCGATGCCATGGCCATCGCAGCCGGCGTGGCGGGCATGGGCCTGCTGATTCAGGGGCAGCCCCTGCTGCTCGGCGCGGCCCGCTGGGGCGGTGCGGCCTTTCTCGCCTGGTATGGCCTGGCGGCGGCATGGCGGGCCCTGCGGGGCGGCGCCCGGCTGGGCGAAGGCACGGGCCAGGACGGCATGGACCCGGCCCGGGACAGGGGCTCGCGCCAGGCCCTGGCCGCCGTGCTGGCATTGTCGCTGCTCAACCCCCATATGTACCTGGATACGGTGGTGCTGCTCGGCGCGCTGGGCGGGCAGCGGCCACCGCCCGAGCGCACCGCGTTCGCGGCCGGGGCGATCGCAGCCTCCACCGCGTGGTTCCTCTCTCTGGGCTTCGGCGCCCGGCTCCTGTCGCCCTGGTTCGCCCGGCCCTCGGCCTGGCGCGCGCTCGACGCCTTCGTGGCGGCCGTGATGCTGTCGCTGGCCGCCTTCCTCGCCTCCACGTCCCTTCCCTCCACACCATGA
- a CDS encoding LysR family transcriptional regulator ArgP: MHLDSRQCEAFLAVAEAGSFEQAAAALHLTPSAVSLRVRALETHLGQPLLVRGRPCRATRAGRQLLQHLQRARAMERELLADLAGDGGDAAFSPVALAVNADSLATWLLPSLAPALQRERIALELMVDDQEHTHALLEAGLVHACISVQPEAMRGCVAEPLGTMRYRLVASPAFAAEWFPRGISRSSARRAPVVVFNRKDALQAQVLRQVFGLQASACPSHYVPASEPFVAAVRCGLGYGMVPELQIPGAVERGELVDVLPEAAIDVALFWHGWRQQPPRLERLARSAMEAARRVLGPAPQPQPRA, translated from the coding sequence ATGCACCTTGATTCCAGACAGTGCGAAGCCTTCCTCGCCGTGGCCGAGGCCGGCAGTTTCGAGCAGGCCGCCGCCGCGCTGCACCTGACGCCCTCGGCGGTGTCGCTGCGGGTGCGCGCGCTGGAAACCCATCTCGGCCAGCCGCTGCTGGTGCGTGGCCGCCCCTGCCGGGCCACGCGGGCCGGGCGGCAACTGCTGCAGCACCTGCAGCGCGCGCGGGCCATGGAGCGCGAACTGCTGGCCGACCTGGCCGGCGATGGCGGGGACGCGGCGTTCTCTCCCGTCGCGCTGGCCGTGAACGCGGATTCGCTGGCCACCTGGCTCCTGCCGTCGCTGGCACCCGCCCTGCAGCGCGAGCGCATCGCCCTGGAACTGATGGTGGACGACCAGGAGCACACGCATGCGCTGCTGGAGGCCGGGCTGGTGCATGCCTGCATCTCCGTGCAGCCGGAGGCCATGCGCGGCTGCGTGGCCGAACCGCTGGGGACGATGCGCTACCGGCTGGTGGCGTCGCCCGCGTTCGCGGCGGAGTGGTTTCCGCGCGGCATCTCGCGCTCCTCGGCGCGCCGCGCGCCGGTCGTGGTCTTCAACCGCAAGGATGCCCTGCAGGCCCAGGTCCTGCGCCAGGTTTTCGGCCTGCAGGCCAGCGCATGCCCCAGCCACTACGTCCCGGCGTCCGAGCCCTTCGTGGCCGCGGTGCGCTGCGGGCTGGGCTACGGCATGGTGCCCGAACTGCAGATCCCGGGTGCCGTGGAACGGGGAGAACTGGTGGATGTGCTGCCGGAGGCCGCCATCGACGTCGCCCTCTTCTGGCACGGCTGGCGGCAACAGCCGCCGCGGCTGGAGCGCCTGGCCCGCAGCGCGATGGAGGCGGCACGCCGCGTGCTGGGCCCCGCGCCGCAGCCTCAGCCGCGGGCGTAG
- a CDS encoding TetR/AcrR family transcriptional regulator yields the protein MTAADVLPRLTDRKREAIVQAAIAEFRESGFSGTSMDRVAAAAGVSKRTVYNHFPSKDELFSAILDQLWNRSHALPDLRHDADRPLRQQLLELIGGKMQLFNDPSFMDLSRVVMAEMLHTPERAKAMAERLSSREEGLPAWIRDAQEAGRLRAGPDPLYAAHLLMGQLKTHAFWPQLILGQPPLDAAQQAQVLDDAVDMFLGFYARG from the coding sequence ATGACAGCAGCCGACGTGCTCCCCCGCCTGACCGACCGCAAGCGCGAAGCCATCGTGCAGGCGGCCATCGCGGAGTTCCGCGAAAGCGGCTTCTCCGGCACCAGCATGGACCGTGTGGCGGCCGCCGCCGGTGTGTCGAAGCGCACGGTCTACAACCACTTCCCCAGCAAGGACGAGCTGTTCTCCGCCATCCTCGACCAGCTCTGGAACCGCAGCCACGCGCTGCCCGATCTGCGCCACGACGCCGACCGGCCGCTGCGGCAGCAACTGCTGGAGCTGATCGGCGGCAAGATGCAGCTCTTCAACGACCCGAGCTTCATGGACCTCTCGCGCGTGGTGATGGCCGAGATGCTGCACACGCCCGAACGTGCCAAGGCGATGGCCGAGCGCCTTTCCTCCAGGGAAGAAGGCCTGCCCGCCTGGATCCGCGACGCGCAGGAGGCGGGCCGGCTGCGCGCCGGTCCCGATCCGCTCTATGCCGCGCACCTGCTCATGGGCCAGCTCAAGACGCATGCCTTCTGGCCGCAACTCATCCTGGGCCAGCCGCCGCTGGACGCTGCCCAGCAGGCCCAGGTGCTGGACGACGCGGTGGACATGTTCCTGGGCTTCTACGCCCGCGGCTGA